A genome region from Littorina saxatilis isolate snail1 linkage group LG16, US_GU_Lsax_2.0, whole genome shotgun sequence includes the following:
- the LOC138951259 gene encoding uncharacterized protein, giving the protein MCIYRKACLITNIKTAGNIVSTQWEYTSHEKQKMSAEKDPNTQTPMDTDQDDSDEDQRKCPRCTQIFEPSILQVFFPEVNIEELLQQGNNNVVKPKKDEFKKLFCALLNCPEGNAVIFHVEDTRILDKHDIAWNDELMQFVPDNSCYHDIFERVILDTHHFRVRVKPRKDSKCVMSTCCFHSSLSLDKGLDNQPSHHKMQRVLENARDGHGYSNEPLKLNLPDDTSFQNGQVVQVGGYPGGSVPFQESMWLQAKRIAQPLQLNDLVGMMWGPKEDKKHDLGKYISALSKVPRGGIIYFGIREKPEGDTQPKLKSFSSEGVVLDQQNSDQLQQYFKEKINNLLWVRAPSQSDNDQSENIPVLAGRVDVFRLSEGLQSRCIIKITVKQFQGVCFFRKEGPESYVLNAEDKPVPVENWADWAEGSHCEDFVPVDVQFHWKF; this is encoded by the exons AAGATGTCAGCAGAGAAAGATCCGAACACCCAAACGCCGATGGATACAGATCAGGATGACTCAGATGAAGACCAGAGAA AGTGTCCTCGATGTACACAGATATTTGAGCCATCTATACTGCAAGTCTTCTTCCCTGAAGTCAACATAGAGGAACTGTTACAACAGGGAAATAACAATGTTGTCAAACCTAAGAAGGATGAATTCAAGAAACTGTTCTGTGCTTTGCTTAATTGCCCAGAAGGAAATGCCGTCATTTTCCACGTAGAGGACACTCGTATTCTTGATAAGCATGACATTGCATGGAACGACGAACTCATGCAGTTTGTTCCTGATAACTCCTGCTACCATGACATATTTGAACGAGTGATACTTGATACACATCACTTCCGTGTTCGCGTGAAGCCGCGTAAAGACTCAAAGTGTGTAATGAGCACGTGCTGCTTCCACTCCAGCCTGTCATTGGACAAGGGATTGGACAATCAGCCCTCTCACCATAAAATGCAGCGTGTTCTGGAAAATGCGAGGGATGGTCATGGCTACTCCAACGAACCACTTAAATTGAACTTACCGGACGATACTTCCTTTCAAAATGGCCAAGTTGTACAAGTAGGAGGCTACCCTGGAGGTAGTGTTCCTTTTCAAGAGAGCATGTGGCTCCAGGCAAAACGAATAGCGCAACCACTTCAGCTAAACGATTTAGTGGGCATGATGTGGGGGCCAAAGGAAGATAAAAAACACGATCTTGGAAAATACATTTCAGCTTTATCTAAAGTTCCAAGAGGTGGAATAATCTACTTTGGGATCCGTGAAAAGCCAGAAGGTGATACACAGCCCAAGCTCAAAAGCTTTTCTTCAGAGGGTGTTGTCCTTGATCAACAAAACTCCGACCAACTACAACAGTACTTTAAAGAGAAGATAAACAATCTGCTTTGGGTTCGAGCTCCATCTCAAAGCGATAACGATCAATCTGAAAACATCCCTGTCTTAGCTGGACGTGTTGACGTTTTCCGTTTGTCTGAAGGGCTTCAAAGTCGCTGCATCATCAAAATAACGGTTAAGCAGTTCCAAGGAGTTTGCTTCTTTCGAAAAGAAGGACCTGAGTCGTACGTTTTGAACGCAGAGGACAAGCCTGTTCCAGTTGAGAACTGGGCTGACTGGGCAGAAGGGTCTCACTGTGAGGATTTCGTACCTGTGGACGTACAGTTTCACTGGAAATTTTAA